From one Tiliqua scincoides isolate rTilSci1 chromosome 14, rTilSci1.hap2, whole genome shotgun sequence genomic stretch:
- the PRODH gene encoding proline dehydrogenase 1, mitochondrial, which yields MPSGSCWRPSLALLRAARVLALRSCPRSATAAAPAPAAPERLAAGAADAPSRPSPQQEPPPPPAVDFADAQEAFRSKSSGELARGLLVLGLCSLGPLVQHAEQLMNLSRKLLGQHLFEKLMKVTFYGQFVAGEDQEAIKPLIQHNRAHGVGSVLDYSVEEDLTTEEAAKKELDSCTSAFEKETGKQREKRYSAHRRFGDRRDGVISARTYFYADEAKCDRHMDTFLKCIEASGGSSEDGFSAVKLTALGRPQFLLQFSEVLVKWRRFFHQLAAEQGKVGLAALETKLEVEKLQETLAKLGIATKAESQQWFAGEKLGLSGTVDLLDWNSLIDTRTEISKLLLVPNMQTGQLEPLLSRFTQEEEMQMKRMLQRMDILAKKAVQVGVRLMVDAEQTYFQPAISRLTLEMQRRFNLEKAAIFNTYQCYLKDAYDNVTVDVELSRRESWHFGAKLVRGAYMEQERTRAAEVGYEDPINPTYEKTSEMYHRCLDYILEEIRYNWKANVMVASHNEDTVKFTLRRMAELGIHPSEKKIYFGQLLGMCDQITFPLGQAGFPVYKYVPYGPVNEVLPYLSRRAQENRGFMKRARDEQNLLWTELKRRLFSGTLLASISSS from the exons ATGCCTTCGGGGAGCTGCTGGAGACCGAGCCTGGCGCTGCTGCGCGCAGCCCGGGTGCTCGCCCTGCGGAGCTGTCCGCGCTCCGCCACGGCCGCCGCCCCGGCCCCCGCCGCCCCGGAGCGTCTTGCGGCTGGCGCTGCCGACGCCCCGTCCCGCCCGTCCCCACAGCAGGAGCCGCCTCCGCCCCCGGCGGTGGACTTCGCGGACGCGCAGGAGGCGTTCCGCAGCAAGAGCAGCGGCGAGCTGGCTCGggggctgctggtgctggggctcTGCTCCCTGGGGCCGCTGGTGCAGCATGCCGAGCAG CTGATGAATCTTAGCCGGAAACTGCTGGGACAACACTTGTTTGAGAAACTGATGAAGGTGACCTTCTATGGGCAGTTTGTGGCCGGAGAGGACCAAGAAGCCATCAAGCCTCTCATCCAGCACAACCGTGCACATGGCGTAGGCTCAGTACTAGATTACAGCGTGGAAGAGGACTTGACCACAGAGGAAGCGGCAAAGAAGGAACTTGA CTCCTGTACCTCTGCATTTGAGAAGGAGACAGGCA agCAGAGAGAAAAACGCTACAGTGCCCACCGCAGATTTGGCGACAGGCGGGACGGCGTGATCAGTGCCCGCACCTACTTCTACGCAGATGAGGCCAAATGTGACCGGCACATGGACACTTTCCTGAAATGCATAGAGGCCTCAG GTGGCAGCTCAGAAGATGGCTTCTCAGCTGTGAAACTGACAGCCCTGGGGAGGCCCCAGTTCTTG CTGCAGTTCTCAGAGGTGCTGGTGAAGTGGCGCCGGTTCTTCCACCAACTGGCCGCAGAGCAGGGCAAGGTGGGCCTGGCAGCCCTGGAGACCAAActggaggtggagaagttgcAG GAAACATTGGCCAAACTGGGGATCGCGACCAAAGCAGAGAGCCAGCAGTGGTTTGCAGGCGAAAAGCTGGGCTTGTCTGG GACTGTAGACTTACTGGATTGGAACAGCTTGATTGACACCCGGACTGAGATCTCAAAACTGCTTCTGGTCCCAAACATGCAG ACAGGTCAGCTGGAGCCACTGCTATCTCGCTTCACTCAGGAAGAAGAGATGCAAATGAAGCGGATGTTGCAACGGATGGACATTCTGGCTAAA AAAGCCGTGCAGGTGGGCGTGAGGCTGATGGTGGATGCGGAACAGACATACTTCCAGCCAGCAATCAGCCGCCTGACTCTGGAGATGCAGCGCAGGTTCAACCTGGAGAAAGCCGCGATCTTCAACACCTACCAGTGCTACCTGAAG GATGCCTACGATAATGTGACAGTGGACGTGGAGCTCTCGCGCCGAGAAAGCTGGCACTTTGGAGCCAAGTTGGTGAGAGGGGCATACATGGAACAAGAGCGCACCCGGGCAGCCGAAGTTGGCTACGAGGACCCCATTAACCCGACTTATGAAAAGACCAGCGAGATGTACCACAG GTGCCTGGACTACATCCTTGAGGAGATCCGGTACAATTGGAAGGCCAATGTAATGGTTGCCTCCCACAACGAAGACACGGTCAAATTCACGCTCCGCAG GATGGCCGAACTGGGCATTCACCCCTCCGAGAAAAAGATCTactttgggcagctgctgggCATGTGTGACCAGATCACCTTTCCTCTTG gtCAAGCTGGGTTCCCAGTGTACAAATACGTTCCCTACGGACCTGTGAACGAGGTGCTGCCGTACCTGTCGAGGAGAGCTCAGGAGAACCGAGGCTTCATGAAGCGGGCCAGAGATGAGCAGAATCTCCTCTGGACAGAGCTCAAGAGGCGGTTGTTCTCTGGAACCCTCCTTGCTAGTATCAGCTCATCCTAG